In one window of Candidatus Deferrimicrobium sp. DNA:
- a CDS encoding SDR family oxidoreductase, with protein MLGNVCPSNGFFIEAERVDDEIWTAGGEAMAIRGDVSKEAEVQAMFRKMFDAYGTIHILVNNTGLQRDARFVDMTLHDWEFVLSVNLTGPEAFSQLLTLIPYGRIGDPEDIGRAAVWLASDASDYVNGTSVYIDGGMTVTVAFSLRGY; from the coding sequence TTGCTTGGAAACGTTTGCCCCTCGAACGGATTCTTTATTGAAGCGGAACGGGTCGACGACGAGATCTGGACAGCCGGCGGAGAGGCCATGGCGATCCGCGGGGACGTGAGCAAGGAAGCCGAGGTCCAGGCGATGTTCCGGAAGATGTTCGACGCCTACGGCACCATCCATATCCTCGTCAACAACACCGGCTTGCAGAGGGACGCCCGGTTCGTCGACATGACGCTGCACGACTGGGAATTCGTGCTGTCGGTCAATCTCACCGGTCCCGAAGCCTTCTCGCAGCTATTGACGCTGATCCCGTACGGACGGATCGGCGATCCGGAAGACATCGGCCGCGCGGCGGTCTGGCTCGCCTCGGACGCGTCGGATTATGTGAACGGAACGTCCGTCTACATCGACGGGGGGATGACGGTCACCGTCGCGTTTTCGCTGCGCGGGTATTGA